A single window of uncultured Methanospirillum sp. DNA harbors:
- a CDS encoding Cache 3/Cache 2 fusion domain-containing protein — MLKDNTKERKLNFLNNATIGQKIRIICLILVIVPVLILGAIAYTSAYNAVYSDIRQNLDNQVVDMQDASATVNNLTQNKVNDDLNILRSSFYTKGKPEIRDGKLVLTSGSSQYVVNDNFEIVDGVQQLVGGAATVFQKQGDKAVRISTNVIGEDGKRAIGTTVSQAVYDAVITQGETYYGTANVVGKKYITAYEPVKNSSGEIIGILFVGVDENATVGVLKDQIKAKKIGEKGYMYILNTTGYTIAHPTNEGKNDSDLPFIKDIITKKNGFIQYSYNGVDKVAAFAYYEPFDWIIVANGSLADFLSPIDAIRNTIVLVIILGSITGVAISYWFGNSISRRMDELVNLSEQITKGNLSVSISESASRDEIGILNRSFLEVIRTFERFRDEVQTISIAAADGNLNVRGDPTKFQGDYALIIGGVNKTVDAMATPIKEAMRLSGEYAKGDFTARVDPSLQQKGEFVTFRDALNKIGADISEAISKVKQEVEGLAGAMGDVGSNVDSITEGIVQAHRSIEDVSAGTGQVAQIAGAVNTLAEHSGNSTQQIMNAMQDLATTVSAVAGKMNEVTALTGSASELSGRGKQVAGRAETGMQGIMHSSADIERMVTDISSQMNEIGRIVDIISSIAEQTNLLALNAAIEAARAGEAGLGFAVVAGEVKDLATGSQKSAENIASIITALQQKTVAITAAVKVSLTEVKTGDEAVGESLAIFSEIVGSIAEIDRNMNEVAAASEEQAASVEEVTATVHEFGDMVQQTAKESVGLAAASEESSAAVDQIVTMIDHVNTSMDEIRSVVKNALESTQFIENEMSRFKI, encoded by the coding sequence ATTCTGAAGGATAATACGAAAGAGAGGAAGTTAAATTTTTTAAATAATGCAACAATAGGCCAGAAGATCAGGATCATCTGCCTGATACTGGTCATAGTACCGGTCCTTATCCTCGGGGCCATCGCATACACCAGTGCCTACAACGCAGTATACAGCGATATCAGACAGAATCTGGATAACCAGGTTGTAGATATGCAGGATGCCAGTGCCACGGTCAACAACCTTACCCAGAACAAGGTGAACGATGACCTCAATATTCTGCGAAGTTCGTTTTATACCAAAGGGAAGCCTGAGATCCGTGATGGAAAACTGGTCCTTACATCAGGATCGTCACAGTATGTTGTAAACGACAACTTCGAGATCGTCGACGGGGTACAGCAACTGGTCGGTGGAGCAGCAACAGTATTCCAGAAACAGGGTGACAAAGCGGTCAGGATTTCTACCAATGTCATCGGTGAAGACGGAAAGAGGGCCATCGGAACAACAGTCTCACAGGCCGTGTATGATGCGGTCATCACCCAGGGAGAAACCTACTATGGCACCGCCAACGTGGTAGGTAAGAAGTACATCACCGCATACGAACCTGTCAAAAACAGCAGCGGTGAGATCATCGGGATCCTCTTCGTCGGTGTTGACGAAAACGCAACTGTTGGTGTGCTCAAAGATCAGATAAAGGCAAAGAAGATCGGTGAGAAGGGGTACATGTACATCCTCAACACCACCGGATACACCATCGCCCACCCAACCAACGAAGGGAAGAACGATTCAGATCTTCCGTTCATCAAGGATATCATCACCAAAAAGAACGGATTCATTCAGTATTCATATAACGGTGTTGACAAGGTTGCCGCATTTGCATACTATGAACCCTTTGACTGGATCATTGTTGCAAATGGTTCATTGGCCGACTTTTTGAGCCCGATTGATGCGATCAGGAACACCATCGTGCTCGTGATCATACTCGGATCCATCACAGGGGTTGCAATCTCATACTGGTTCGGTAACTCGATATCAAGGCGGATGGATGAACTCGTTAACCTTTCAGAGCAGATTACAAAGGGAAATCTCTCGGTCAGCATCAGCGAGTCAGCAAGCAGGGACGAGATTGGAATCCTGAACAGATCCTTCCTTGAGGTTATCAGGACGTTTGAGCGGTTCAGGGATGAGGTCCAGACGATCAGTATTGCCGCAGCAGATGGGAACCTGAACGTACGGGGAGATCCGACCAAGTTCCAGGGTGATTATGCTCTCATCATCGGCGGGGTCAACAAGACCGTTGACGCAATGGCAACACCCATAAAGGAGGCGATGCGGTTATCTGGTGAGTACGCAAAGGGTGACTTTACCGCACGGGTAGATCCCTCATTACAACAGAAAGGTGAGTTTGTTACCTTCAGGGATGCACTCAACAAGATCGGAGCTGACATCTCTGAAGCGATCTCCAAGGTCAAACAGGAGGTCGAGGGACTGGCAGGAGCCATGGGTGACGTGGGTTCCAACGTCGACTCTATCACCGAGGGGATTGTGCAGGCACACCGCAGTATCGAGGATGTGTCAGCAGGAACCGGGCAGGTGGCCCAGATCGCAGGTGCGGTTAACACCCTGGCAGAACACAGCGGCAACAGCACCCAGCAGATCATGAATGCAATGCAGGATCTCGCCACAACAGTCTCTGCAGTTGCAGGTAAAATGAACGAGGTAACGGCCCTTACCGGCAGTGCCTCCGAGCTCTCTGGCCGTGGTAAGCAGGTTGCAGGAAGAGCTGAGACCGGGATGCAGGGGATCATGCACTCGTCTGCCGATATCGAGCGGATGGTCACTGATATCAGCAGTCAGATGAACGAGATCGGAAGGATTGTTGACATCATCAGTTCTATAGCAGAACAGACAAACCTGCTCGCCCTGAACGCTGCGATAGAAGCAGCACGAGCAGGAGAGGCAGGACTCGGATTTGCAGTTGTTGCAGGTGAGGTCAAAGACCTTGCAACCGGGTCGCAGAAGTCTGCAGAGAACATCGCATCCATCATTACTGCCCTGCAGCAGAAGACGGTCGCGATCACCGCGGCTGTGAAGGTCTCTCTGACTGAGGTCAAGACCGGAGATGAGGCGGTCGGAGAATCACTTGCTATTTTCAGCGAGATCGTTGGCTCAATAGCAGAGATAGACCGTAACATGAATGAGGTTGCTGCAGCCAGCGAGGAGCAGGCTGCCTCTGTTGAAGAGGTCACCGCCACCGTGCATGAGTTCGGAGATATGGTTCAACAGACTGCAAAGGAGTCTGTCGGGCTTGCAGCAGCAAGCGAAGAGTCGTCTGCAGCAGTTGACCAGATTGTGACCATGATCGATCATGTCAACACCTCGATGGACGAGATCAGAAGTGTCGTTAAAAACGCCCTTGAATCGACCCAGTTCATCGAGAATGAGATGAGCAGGTTTAAAATCTGA
- a CDS encoding PAS domain S-box protein: MGITQQTETRSDQGSAFHIPDCESPHPLSPSLSSHSRGEDYQELLDQVNDIVFRMTIQGSLTEVSPSVTRILGYTPADLIGKNITHYLNPASLEKVREEISNKITHPSESSRYELSIQARDGREVIWDVNSRLVKRTGQPPEILGIIRDTSEHKFRDIYENVIEGIFQTSVNGEILSANNSFARMYGYDTPAEFLSQVHDISCIYANRDDRLRILQALSQHNSVQNVHLEVVRKDGEKRWISLNARMVSHPAGHYIEGSVVDITEEVLLKKSLEEKERIYRLLAENVSDVIWTADLNMRVNYISPSVWRLRGYTPEEASLQHLHEVYTPDSIHTLLKSRRKGMDDLMTGDHRTDMVQYLELAMYHRDGHVIWTETVISPIRGEDGRPIGVVGSIRDISARKQVQLAHQEIETRLNEAQQIAQIGSWEMNRKNGIITCSDEVYRILEITPDAISGTIDSFIAYIHPDDRDEFRCRFFHRIQDSEFRESVYRVVLDGGRIKYLQIRGRSVSKGGDENLIVGTVQDITERMTLEDERKQLIRQIQRNMAELMILNDGIRNPLAIVEAVLEFKPNNCHEEILTQISRIDTMVSQFDKRWAESEKIFSYLQKHYGIS; this comes from the coding sequence ATGGGGATCACACAACAGACAGAGACCAGGAGTGACCAAGGATCGGCATTCCACATACCTGATTGTGAATCCCCCCATCCGCTCTCACCCAGTCTGTCATCTCATTCCAGGGGAGAAGATTACCAGGAACTGCTCGACCAGGTCAATGATATTGTTTTCAGAATGACCATTCAGGGTAGCCTGACCGAGGTAAGCCCGTCGGTCACCCGAATACTCGGATATACCCCTGCAGACCTGATTGGAAAAAATATCACTCATTACCTCAACCCTGCCTCACTAGAAAAGGTCAGAGAAGAGATCTCAAACAAAATAACCCATCCGTCAGAATCGTCAAGATATGAACTATCCATTCAGGCACGTGACGGCAGGGAGGTCATCTGGGATGTCAACAGCAGACTTGTAAAAAGGACAGGCCAACCGCCGGAGATCCTGGGAATCATCAGGGATACCAGCGAACACAAATTCCGTGACATCTACGAGAATGTAATAGAAGGGATATTCCAGACATCAGTAAATGGGGAGATTCTCAGCGCCAACAACTCGTTTGCACGGATGTACGGATATGATACACCAGCAGAATTCCTCAGCCAGGTTCACGATATCAGTTGTATTTACGCCAACCGGGATGACAGGCTGCGTATTCTTCAGGCTTTGAGCCAGCACAATTCGGTGCAGAACGTACACCTTGAGGTTGTAAGGAAGGATGGGGAGAAGCGGTGGATATCCCTGAATGCCCGTATGGTATCGCACCCTGCAGGGCATTACATCGAGGGTTCTGTTGTTGATATCACCGAAGAGGTCCTGCTGAAAAAGAGTCTGGAAGAGAAGGAGAGGATATACCGGCTGCTTGCCGAGAACGTGTCAGATGTCATCTGGACCGCTGATTTGAACATGCGGGTCAATTACATCAGTCCCTCGGTCTGGCGTCTCCGTGGATACACCCCTGAAGAGGCCTCGCTCCAGCATCTGCACGAAGTGTACACACCAGATTCAATTCACACCCTGCTTAAAAGCAGGAGAAAAGGGATGGATGATCTCATGACAGGGGATCACAGAACAGACATGGTCCAGTACCTGGAACTGGCGATGTACCATCGGGATGGACATGTGATATGGACCGAGACAGTCATCTCTCCAATCAGGGGAGAGGATGGCAGACCGATCGGAGTGGTAGGGAGCATCAGAGACATCAGTGCAAGGAAGCAGGTGCAACTTGCTCACCAGGAGATAGAGACACGGCTGAACGAGGCACAACAGATAGCACAGATCGGAAGCTGGGAGATGAACAGAAAGAACGGGATCATCACCTGTTCTGATGAGGTATATAGGATACTTGAGATCACACCTGATGCCATATCAGGGACTATCGACTCGTTCATCGCCTATATTCACCCTGATGACCGTGATGAGTTCAGATGCAGGTTTTTTCACCGGATCCAGGATTCAGAATTCAGGGAGTCGGTATACCGCGTAGTTCTGGATGGCGGGAGGATTAAATATCTGCAGATCCGGGGGAGGTCTGTCAGCAAAGGTGGGGATGAGAACCTGATCGTCGGCACCGTCCAGGACATCACCGAAAGGATGACACTTGAGGATGAACGGAAACAACTGATCAGGCAGATCCAGCGGAACATGGCAGAACTCATGATCCTAAACGATGGAATCCGAAACCCGCTCGCTATTGTTGAAGCCGTCCTGGAATTTAAACCCAATAACTGCCACGAGGAGATCCTCACACAGATATCAAGGATAGATACGATGGTGAGCCAGTTTGACAAACGGTGGGCAGAATCAGAGAAGATCTTCTCGTACCTGCAGAAGCATTATGGGATCAGTTGA
- a CDS encoding phosphate ABC transporter substrate-binding protein has translation MSQHVPGSRLSALALVAGLLVVFAVLPAAASAEGKTVTISGSTTVLPIASAVAEAYMAKHSDVDVKVSGGGSGAGISAIGKGAVDIGMSSREMNTDEKASYSKLVSTPVAKDGIAIIVNPANKVESLTLSQIKDIYTGKDKSWKDVGGEQAEFEIVGRDSASGTREFFFNEVLKKADFTSFMLEKNSNGAVQQLVSQTPNAIGYVGMGFEDGVKVVSLDVDGKKLKPTTATVKSKEYPLSRDLYFITDGEPSGSAKDFIDFLLSADGQKIVEEQGFVSLK, from the coding sequence ATGTCGCAGCATGTACCTGGTTCACGCCTCTCCGCACTTGCCCTGGTTGCAGGACTCCTTGTGGTCTTTGCAGTCCTTCCGGCAGCGGCGAGTGCAGAAGGAAAAACAGTCACGATCTCCGGTTCAACCACCGTTCTCCCCATCGCCTCGGCTGTTGCCGAAGCATACATGGCCAAACACTCTGACGTAGATGTCAAGGTCAGCGGAGGCGGATCCGGTGCCGGTATCTCTGCAATCGGGAAGGGTGCCGTTGATATCGGTATGTCCTCCCGTGAAATGAACACCGACGAGAAGGCATCTTACTCAAAACTTGTGTCAACACCTGTTGCAAAGGATGGTATTGCAATCATTGTCAACCCGGCAAACAAGGTTGAATCACTCACTCTCTCCCAGATCAAGGATATCTACACCGGCAAAGACAAGAGCTGGAAGGATGTCGGCGGAGAACAGGCTGAGTTCGAGATTGTAGGCCGTGACAGTGCATCAGGAACCCGGGAATTCTTCTTCAACGAGGTTCTCAAGAAGGCTGACTTCACCTCATTCATGCTTGAGAAGAACTCAAATGGTGCAGTGCAGCAGCTCGTCTCCCAGACCCCGAATGCAATCGGGTACGTCGGGATGGGCTTTGAGGACGGAGTAAAGGTTGTCAGCCTTGATGTTGACGGCAAGAAACTCAAGCCAACCACAGCAACTGTCAAGAGCAAGGAATACCCACTCTCCCGTGATTTATACTTCATAACCGATGGAGAACCGTCCGGTTCAGCCAAGGACTTCATTGACTTCCTCCTGAGCGCTGACGGTCAGAAGATTGTTGAAGAACAGGGATTTGTATCGCTCAAGTAA
- a CDS encoding HAMP domain-containing protein translates to MTKLTAGFVILVLVISGLTFLFTYGASSGKIQESTQQELLALASITAADLNGNEISKLQPGMESEVLYLMNAEQLAAMAKSDDEIVKIYTMRKGSSGIEYVVDSGYNTGKRNFKIGSAESSPTTAMTDAFSTRQVEPEFVKRPWGTVLAAYAPIKNAGGEVIGIVGVDMDAGVVQNRMSFVGQTIYLILILGIVCAGLIIAVFSRTMIRDIHILIDSAKRISRGETDVTIAISRNDEIGELASSFKRMVTSLKILMHQDYQE, encoded by the coding sequence ATGACCAAACTCACAGCAGGGTTTGTAATCCTCGTACTCGTAATATCAGGGCTTACGTTCCTCTTCACGTATGGTGCCTCATCTGGAAAGATCCAGGAGTCAACCCAGCAGGAACTCCTCGCTCTCGCCTCGATAACCGCCGCAGATCTGAATGGAAACGAGATCTCCAAACTTCAGCCCGGGATGGAGTCTGAAGTGCTTTACCTGATGAATGCCGAACAACTCGCTGCGATGGCAAAATCAGACGATGAGATCGTCAAGATATACACCATGCGAAAGGGCAGTTCCGGGATAGAGTACGTCGTTGATTCGGGGTACAACACCGGGAAACGGAACTTTAAGATTGGAAGTGCTGAGTCTTCCCCTACAACTGCTATGACTGATGCCTTCTCAACAAGGCAGGTTGAGCCCGAGTTTGTGAAACGCCCGTGGGGAACTGTACTTGCGGCATATGCCCCGATAAAGAACGCAGGCGGTGAGGTCATCGGCATCGTGGGTGTCGATATGGATGCAGGAGTTGTCCAGAATCGTATGAGTTTTGTCGGCCAGACGATCTATCTCATCCTGATCCTCGGTATTGTGTGTGCCGGACTTATCATAGCGGTCTTCTCGCGGACCATGATCAGGGACATCCATATCCTGATCGACTCTGCAAAACGGATCAGCAGGGGAGAGACTGATGTCACCATTGCGATCTCCCGTAACGATGAGATCGGTGAACTCGCCTCCTCGTTTAAGCGGATGGTCACCAGCCTGAAGATCCTCATGCATCAGGATTATCAGGAGTGA
- a CDS encoding response regulator, which yields MRPDHRQPGSIHILHLDDEPIILEITRMYLEKTGRVSVDTTTNPQEAIRLLSSSRYDAVISDYEMPVMDGIEFLKEIRECGHDLPFILFTGRGREEVVIRAFNNGATFYLQKGGDPGSQFAELAKKVLHAAGQYRTKQKIHHLYQIFQALREVSGTLHGDDEFDRKLQNVCRIISSGRGYQNVRVVLFDRNGSVRSVYHAGLEDRIEDLLTYLRAGNRTSCTRRALGQGREPVICEPSQTCISCPLYPDHQGQYALTMRLEHAGEVYGILSVTLSGDYAHDSDEHAMFAELCGELAYAIHHYALEEEQAAMETLMGTSRKLHIINSITRHDIRNQLSVQMNSYELLLECAESNPEIRPYVTAIGSSINSIHEHLLFSDVYQKIGIQRPRWLSVGAIIEGITCSHEFGAITILHSTGMVEVYTDVMFGKIVSNLIENAIMHGKRVTTVRISFMELMDGGVLVVEDDGIGVPDDLKEKIFERGFGSNTGLGLYYTREILGITGMGISETGNNLEGARFEIHIPKKGYRLKTGSEATGQVSLLVSEG from the coding sequence ATGAGACCCGATCACCGGCAGCCAGGTAGTATCCATATTCTCCACCTTGATGATGAGCCGATAATCCTTGAGATAACCCGTATGTACCTTGAGAAGACCGGAAGGGTATCGGTTGATACAACCACCAATCCACAGGAAGCCATTCGCCTTCTCTCTTCATCGCGGTACGATGCGGTCATATCAGACTACGAGATGCCGGTCATGGACGGGATCGAGTTTCTCAAAGAGATCAGGGAGTGCGGGCACGACCTCCCGTTCATCCTCTTTACCGGGAGGGGACGTGAAGAGGTTGTCATCAGGGCTTTTAACAATGGAGCCACGTTCTACCTGCAGAAAGGGGGAGATCCAGGCTCTCAGTTTGCAGAACTGGCAAAAAAAGTCCTTCATGCAGCCGGGCAGTACAGGACAAAGCAGAAGATCCACCATCTGTACCAGATATTTCAGGCACTTCGTGAGGTGTCAGGAACTCTGCACGGGGATGATGAGTTCGATCGGAAGCTGCAGAATGTCTGCAGGATCATCTCATCAGGCAGAGGGTATCAGAATGTCAGGGTTGTTCTCTTTGATCGGAATGGAAGTGTCAGATCAGTCTATCACGCAGGGCTTGAAGACCGAATAGAAGATCTTCTCACCTATCTGAGGGCAGGAAACCGGACCTCCTGCACCCGTCGTGCCCTCGGGCAGGGACGCGAACCGGTGATCTGCGAGCCAAGCCAGACCTGCATATCCTGCCCTCTCTACCCTGATCATCAGGGCCAGTATGCCCTGACCATGCGGCTTGAGCATGCCGGTGAGGTGTACGGGATCCTTTCAGTCACCCTTTCGGGAGATTATGCGCATGATTCTGATGAACACGCCATGTTCGCCGAGTTATGCGGTGAACTTGCATATGCCATTCACCACTACGCTCTTGAAGAGGAGCAGGCCGCGATGGAGACCCTGATGGGCACAAGTCGGAAACTGCACATTATTAATAGCATCACCAGACATGACATCCGGAATCAGCTCTCTGTCCAGATGAACTCATATGAACTCCTGCTCGAGTGTGCAGAGTCAAATCCCGAGATAAGGCCATATGTTACCGCTATTGGTTCGAGTATAAACAGCATCCACGAACACCTGCTCTTCTCTGATGTATACCAGAAGATCGGGATTCAGCGGCCACGGTGGCTCTCTGTTGGTGCCATCATCGAAGGGATCACCTGTTCACACGAGTTTGGTGCCATCACGATCCTGCACTCGACCGGGATGGTTGAGGTCTACACTGATGTGATGTTCGGAAAGATCGTCAGCAATCTGATAGAAAATGCGATCATGCATGGAAAACGGGTCACCACTGTCAGGATCAGTTTCATGGAACTGATGGATGGCGGGGTTCTTGTTGTCGAGGATGACGGGATCGGAGTTCCCGATGATCTGAAAGAGAAGATCTTTGAACGTGGGTTTGGGAGCAACACCGGTCTTGGTCTCTATTATACCCGGGAGATCCTGGGAATAACCGGTATGGGAATTTCAGAAACCGGTAATAACCTGGAAGGTGCCAGGTTTGAGATCCATATTCCAAAGAAGGGGTACCGCTTAAAAACCGGATCTGAAGCCACCGGGCAGGTATCACTCCTGGTGAGTGAAGGATGA